The genomic stretch CCTGGATAAGATAGCTGGCATACGAGATAGAAGAGACCGCCACTACCGCCAGCCAAATCTGATAAGGGCTTATCTCCAAATAGGGAATCTTTTCCCGGGGCAAAAGGGGAAGAACAACCCCGATCACCAACAGAAACTTGGAAAGGGTAAGAAGTTCTTCCTCAGGAAAGACCCGGGTCAGATAATGAAGGGTGGGTTTTGAATGGAGAAGAACCACTGTGGCTACAGTGATCCCTACCGGCCACCAGATGGGTTTCCCTACCACCATGGGGCCCAAAGTGTAGGTGATAAAGGCTGCGGTCTCACTGGTTATCCCGGTACGGTCTGCAGACATCTTGCGCCAATAGCTAACCAAAAGCAGGGCTGCCAGGGCCACAAGCCCAATAACGTAGGGAAGCAAATGGACAGGATCCAGGATATAAAGAATGAGTCCCAGAATGCCTATAAGGGGAAAGGTCCTTATCCCTCCGAAGTAGGGAACATCTTCCTCTTCTTTAGCCACCTTACGCAGGTGGTCTTCTTCCCTTTCCAGACCAATGATGAAAGAAAGGGCTAAAACAACCAAAAAATCCCGCCAGAAAAAGGAAATATCCACTATTCCTCTTTCTTGAGTTTGCGTCTCCAGCCTTCAAGATCAAGGCTCACATATTTAAACCCCACCCTTTTAACCTCATAGACTATCTCATCGGCCAGGTTAATAAGACGGGCAAAATCTTCCCTGAGGACTTCTATTCTGGCCAGCTCGCCGTGATAGCGGACCCTTAAGGTCTGAAATCCAAAAGGCAAAAGTCTCTCTTCGGCCTCAGCCACCATATCAAGGGCCGTCCGACTGATGGGAACTCCGGTAGGAATGCGGGTGGCCAAACATGGCCCCGAAAACCGATAGGGAGGAGACATCTCCATAAGGGAAAATGATCGAAGGATCTCGTCTTTGTCTAGGCCGGCCTCAAGGAGAGGGGTCTTTACTCCCAGCTCCCGGATGGCCTCCAGCCCTGGCCGGTCCTCCTGGAGATCATCTGCCTGGGTTCCATCTACCAGGGTCCGGAAACCTCTTTCTCGGGCCA from Thermosulfuriphilus ammonigenes encodes the following:
- the larE gene encoding ATP-dependent sacrificial sulfur transferase LarE, which encodes MRKNNSARDQLLVQKIAALKESLLRLAPLVLAFSGGIDSAFVLKVAAGVLPRDKLLAVTVVSPISRRGAPEAARAWADRWGVNHTYLELDHLRWLEFVRNDSRRCYYCKRNMYGHLLNLARERGFRTLVDGTQADDLQEDRPGLEAIRELGVKTPLLEAGLDKDEILRSFSLMEMSPPYRFSGPCLATRIPTGVPISRTALDMVAEAEERLLPFGFQTLRVRYHGELARIEVLREDFARLINLADEIVYEVKRVGFKYVSLDLEGWRRKLKKEE